A region from the Fibrobacter sp. UWR2 genome encodes:
- a CDS encoding DEAD/DEAH box helicase: protein MLFSELPLANPLQRAVRAVGYEQPTPIQERSIPSLLEGKDLLGIAQTGTGKTAAFALPILQRLLDSGKFRAPKTCRALILLPTRELAIQVEECFKQYAQFTAISTACIFGGVNDASQKRNLVRGVDVLVATPGRLLDLIGQKAVSLKALEFFVLDEADRMLDMGFIHDIRKVVALLPQNRQNLFFSATMPDDITKLAATILRPNPVRVEVAPQSTPIERIHQELYRIDKRRKGALLKELLLAHPEMKKVLVFSRTKHGADKITRVLEKAGVKCAAIHGNKSQNRRQEALGNFKCEQIRVLVATDIAARGIDVDDVSHVFNYDLPDVPETFVHRIGRTARAGKEGVAISFCSPDEEVDLRAIEKLTRIHIPEGDKAIYDKLPPPQKETAESEMRNARGRMNRGEAQARAEKSRSKPAREKKPAQFNKENRQRDAHGLMPERNERRPENVQNQVREQPGSARPENAAPRHKHRRNRPGSRARRRMRENGGAV, encoded by the coding sequence ATGCTTTTTTCTGAACTTCCCCTCGCAAATCCCTTGCAGCGTGCGGTCCGCGCTGTCGGCTACGAACAGCCCACCCCGATTCAGGAACGCTCTATCCCGAGCCTTCTAGAAGGGAAGGACCTTCTGGGGATTGCCCAGACGGGAACGGGGAAGACGGCGGCGTTCGCGCTCCCGATTTTGCAGAGGCTTCTCGATTCGGGGAAGTTCCGTGCGCCCAAGACCTGCCGCGCATTGATTTTGCTACCTACACGTGAACTGGCTATCCAGGTAGAGGAATGCTTTAAGCAGTACGCACAGTTTACGGCGATTTCGACAGCGTGTATTTTTGGCGGGGTGAACGATGCCTCGCAGAAGAGGAACCTCGTGCGCGGCGTGGACGTGCTGGTGGCGACTCCGGGAAGGCTTCTCGATTTGATTGGCCAGAAGGCGGTGTCCCTGAAGGCGCTCGAGTTCTTTGTGCTCGACGAGGCCGACCGCATGCTCGACATGGGGTTCATCCACGATATCCGCAAGGTGGTGGCTCTCCTGCCGCAGAACCGGCAGAACCTCTTCTTCAGCGCGACGATGCCCGACGACATCACGAAACTTGCCGCGACCATTTTGCGCCCGAACCCGGTGCGCGTGGAAGTCGCTCCGCAGAGCACGCCTATCGAACGCATCCACCAGGAACTGTACCGCATTGACAAACGCCGCAAGGGAGCGCTCCTGAAGGAACTTCTGCTGGCGCACCCCGAGATGAAAAAGGTACTTGTATTCAGCCGCACCAAGCACGGTGCAGACAAGATAACGCGCGTCCTGGAAAAGGCCGGGGTCAAGTGTGCCGCCATTCATGGCAACAAGAGCCAGAACCGCCGGCAGGAAGCCCTCGGGAACTTCAAGTGCGAACAAATTCGCGTGCTGGTCGCGACGGACATTGCCGCCCGCGGGATAGACGTGGACGATGTATCGCACGTGTTTAACTACGACCTGCCCGATGTACCCGAGACGTTCGTGCACCGCATTGGCCGTACCGCTCGCGCTGGCAAGGAAGGTGTCGCGATTTCGTTCTGCTCGCCCGACGAGGAAGTCGACTTGCGCGCCATCGAGAAGCTTACGCGTATCCACATCCCGGAAGGCGACAAGGCTATATACGATAAGCTGCCGCCCCCGCAGAAGGAGACTGCGGAAAGCGAGATGCGCAATGCCCGCGGTCGCATGAACCGCGGTGAAGCGCAGGCCCGCGCAGAAAAGTCCCGCTCGAAACCTGCCCGCGAGAAGAAGCCCGCGCAGTTTAATAAGGAAAATCGGCAGAGGGATGCGCACGGTTTAATGCCGGAAAGAAATGAGCGCAGGCCCGAGAATGTGCAGAATCAGGTCCGCGAACAGCCCGGTAGCGCCCGGCCTGAAAACGCTGCGCCCCGCCATAAGCATCGCCGCAATAGGCCCGGTAGCCGTGCCCGCAGGCGCATGCGCGAAAATGGCGGCGCCGTTTAA
- a CDS encoding Fic family protein, whose product MLYIYQFPDWTRFRFDHARVLDALGKARFCEGRLAGMLSFIGARDLETGLVTEDIVANFAIDGITLDADSVRTDVVLRAQGSSAHIQNYIGAIENFTAPLSQERLLNWHSALAGNRKATWRDNKSEVSADNGTLHFSGPGPERLNSEMEYFLRWFENTPMDGTIKAAVAHFWFLTLRPFDTANGRLARAITALQLSRAQNSARIHYSLNQQILKNRDEYFRTLNKAQCGNGDLTEWILWFLKQIEAAVQTSESAIEFQTRRFRFLAQHSGVQTTEREQVLLNASLMGELPKDFTAKDVAAIFGTSHDTALREIQSLIDKGLVRASKKGGRSRTYSVVE is encoded by the coding sequence ATGCTGTACATTTACCAATTCCCTGACTGGACCCGATTCAGATTCGACCATGCCCGCGTACTCGATGCGCTCGGCAAGGCCCGCTTCTGCGAAGGGAGGCTCGCAGGCATGCTCTCGTTCATTGGCGCAAGGGATCTCGAGACAGGCCTCGTTACCGAGGATATCGTCGCGAACTTCGCCATCGACGGAATAACCCTCGACGCCGATTCCGTCCGGACAGATGTCGTACTCCGCGCACAGGGAAGCAGCGCCCATATCCAGAACTACATCGGCGCCATCGAAAACTTCACGGCCCCCCTTTCACAGGAGCGTCTCCTCAACTGGCACAGCGCCCTGGCAGGCAACAGGAAGGCGACCTGGCGCGACAACAAGAGCGAAGTTTCCGCCGACAACGGCACACTGCATTTTTCGGGCCCAGGGCCAGAACGACTGAACAGCGAAATGGAATACTTCTTGCGCTGGTTCGAGAACACCCCCATGGACGGCACCATCAAGGCGGCCGTAGCACACTTCTGGTTCCTGACATTGCGCCCGTTCGACACGGCCAACGGTAGGCTCGCCCGCGCCATCACCGCACTGCAGCTAAGCCGCGCCCAGAATTCCGCACGCATACACTACTCCCTAAATCAGCAGATACTAAAGAACCGCGACGAATACTTCCGCACCCTAAACAAGGCCCAGTGCGGCAACGGCGACCTCACCGAATGGATCCTCTGGTTCCTGAAGCAAATCGAGGCGGCCGTACAGACCAGTGAATCGGCCATCGAATTCCAGACAAGGCGTTTCCGCTTCCTCGCGCAGCATTCGGGAGTGCAGACAACCGAAAGGGAACAGGTCCTCCTGAACGCGTCCCTCATGGGAGAACTCCCGAAGGACTTTACCGCAAAGGACGTGGCAGCAATCTTCGGCACGAGTCATGACACCGCACTGCGTGAAATCCAGAGCCTTATCGACAAGGGACTCGTGCGTGCCAGCAAGAAGGGCGGGCGCAGCCGCACCTACAGTGTGGTGGAATAA